Proteins encoded in a region of the Trypanosoma brucei gambiense DAL972 chromosome 6, complete sequence genome:
- a CDS encoding kinetoplastid-specific phospho-protein phosphatase, producing MENSFPVMSILPSSLIFFSLCPRYKYWIRIVWMPSVSTEAHLHIGEAVKSVLRGECVATVEFLKVLSAAASRREGGRPLEEVSGDTVVIGPCRGHAADLAHCLDTHVLSRAIQGKLNLVFLGNYVDGGHHSVEVLYMLALCMLDLPSVTPLVGRHEMFYPFPPGDFGSLRAELRLRSIHCDVPLDSIEETVRRFFSTLPVACIINKRFFCSSSGIASTYRFTEEISRERSRLRLNEFVQNQPMNEEEDKLYAGCAFVGSHTATGNCLRYTHNALCNFLLRNDLFTHIAGIEFHASSERSENFMSFDRYRESRYLPGWMFGRIRKGLRVPSYIFLFSAPHFCDVNKNSGCILTIVGNRTVELQQLDMYVSRPLIMPGEASHGFAWSQGILLKTLRKFFYSVLYDKVDVNANECGESHLVTNAKLPSEEEVMKLKYRRMCELVKKHLLQK from the coding sequence ATGGAGAACTCTTTCCCTGTTATGTCCATTTTACCTTCTTCCTtgatatttttctctctttgccCACGGTATAAGTATTGGATTAGGATTGTGTGGATGCCATCTGTATCGACAGAAGCACATCTACATATAGGAGAGGCAGTGAAGTCGGTGCTGCGCGGCGAATGTGTTGCGACGGTGGAGTTCCTTAAGGTGCTTTCGGCGGCCGCTTCACGTCGCGAAGGTGGTCGCCCACTCGAGGAAGTTTCTGGTGACACAGTCGTCATAGGTCCATGCAGAGGGCACGCCGCAGACTTGGCTCACTGTTTAGATACGCACGTCTTAAGTAGGGCAATACAAGGAAAGCTGAATCTTGTTTTCCTCGGCAACTACGTGGACGGCGGCCATCACTCCGTTGAGGTTTTGTACATGCTCGCCCTTTGTATGCTGGACCTTCCCTCTGTTACACCGCTGGTTGGACGCCACGAAATGTTCTACCCGTTCCCCCCGGGAGATTTCGGATCGTTGCGAGCAGAGCTCCGCCTGCGCTCAATACACTGTGATGTTCCACTGGATTCCATTGAAGAAACGGTGCGACGCTTCTTTTCCACGCTCCCTGTAGCCTGCATTATAAATAAGCGTTTTTTCTGTTCGTCCAGCGGGATTGCTTCTACGTACCGTTTCACAGAAGAAATTTCCAGGGAGCGCTCACGGCTGCGGTTAAATGAGTTTGTTCAAAATCAACCCATGAACGAGGAGGAGGACAAGCTTTACGCCGGTTGCGCCTTCGTCGGCTCACACACGGCAACAGGAAATTGTCTGAGGTACACCCATAACGCGTTGTGTAACTTTCTGTTGCGCAACGACTTATTCACCCACATTGCTGGTATTGAATTCCACGCGTCGAGTGAGCGCTCGGAAAACTTTATGAGTTTTGACCGGTACAGAGAGTCCAGGTATCTTCCTGGCTGGATGTTTGGCAGGATACGTAAGGGCCTTCGCGTGCCCAGCtacattttcctcttttcagCTCCTCATTTCTGTGATGTGAACAAGAATAGCGGCTGCATCTTGACTATTGTCGGGAACAGGACCGTGGAGTTGCAGCAGTTGGATATGTACGTGTCACGACCATTAATTATGCCCGGTGAAGCGAGCCATGGATTTGCGTGGTCGCAGGGTATTCTCTTGAAGACTttgagaaaatttttttacagTGTATTGTACGATAAAGTTGATGTGAACGCGAATGAGTGTGGTGAGAGCCATCTCGTCACTAATGCCAAGCTTCCCTCAGAGGAGGAAGTTATGAAGTTGAAGTATCGTAGGATGTGCGAACTAGTAAAAAAACACTTGCTgcaaaaatag
- a CDS encoding proteasome beta-1 subunit, putative: MLRRPPGTLLHEPSYPLTLAHEPTANGPAQTAREYFQPDAAVLDPQLSEAVSLGTTIMAVSYKDGVVLAADSRTSTGAYVVNRASNKLTKLAKRIYCCRSGSAADTQALAEQTANYLESYETDISQPVNVATAANIFKKLCYMNKWNITAGIIVAGYDPLNGGSVYSIPTGGACVKLDYALGGSGSVFLYSFFDANYKPGMTKEECIRFCQRAVAHAYSRDGSSGGLIRTIALHQGEPEDVTVPWTMTPYCMEKDPKYAELAVQNPPYSSSAKVCQNLMTSQ; the protein is encoded by the coding sequence atGTTGAGACGCCCCCCCGGTACACTCTTGCACGAACCCTCGTACCCGCTGACGCTGGCGCATGAACCGACAGCAAATGGACCAGCCCAAACTGCAAGGGAATATTTCCAACCAGATGCTGCAGTCCTCGACCCGCAACTGAGTGAGGCGGTTTCACTCGGAACAACCATCATGGCTGTTTCTTATAAGGATGGAGTCGTTCTGGCCGCTGATTCGCGAACTTCCACGGGAGCTTATGTGGTAAATCGCGCGAGCAACAAGCTGACGAAGTTGGCCAAAAGGATATACTGCTGCCGGAGTGGGTCTGCCGCCGACACTCAGGCACTCGCCGAGCAGACAGCAAATTATCTAGAGAGCTATGAGACAGATATTTCGCAGCCGGTGAATGTTGCAACAGCAGCCAATATATTCAAAAAGCTGTGCTATATGAACAAGTGGAATATAACCGCTGGTATTATTGTGGCTGGTTATGATCCTTTGAACGGGGGATCTGTTTATAGCATTCCTACCGGTGGTGCGTGCGTGAAGCTGGACTATGCTCTGGGGGGAAGTGGTTCTGTTTTCCTGTATTCATTCTTCGACGCCAATTACAAACCGGGGATGACGAAAGAAGAATGCATCCGTTTCTGTCAGCGCGCCGTCGCGCACGCGTACAGTCGAGACGGTTCCAGCGGTGGGTTAATCAGGACTATTGCTCTTCATCAAGGCGAACCGGAAGATGTAACTGTGCCGTGGACGATGACTCCGTATTGCATGGAAAAGGACCCCAAATATGCTGAGTTGGCTGTGCAAAACCCTCCCTACAGTAGCTCTGCAAAGGTATGCCAGAACCTAATGACTTCTCAGTAG
- a CDS encoding eIF-2B GDP-GTP exchange factor, which produces MRIFASTQRSESFLQIDCITISVPDNCWFTLLYSLPSKKKKRRHFLLMLSCSCYCCYSCRFAFGSSVSIKGGVNMEVPHDDYDISIMIRVVKEVQELLTSKQFSTYSELDKEITNMLKGYKSIGDGFERFRIDLTKDAANSPDLRSSLVDMNARCESRLRDFECSQKDQINDMLPFIRSTSRILVHGCGDLLALAIACAIQEREGVHFYICEGRPATAKYPQGTGEALLRKASATHEGLKLKEKLQQYCTIIPDAGVGAVMSKVDFVVTGAYCVTEHGGLVHSTGSLQIATVASAMNVPFYVLCETFKFAHIFPLSTADLRQPEGSSDVPLVEFVPPSMVTLVFSEQGIMPPSAVTYEMFRYHTALFAPGKCQ; this is translated from the coding sequence aTGCGTATTTTTGCGTCCACACAGAGAAGTGAATCATTTCTCCAGATCGACTGTATTACCATCTCAGTGCCTGATAACTGCTGGTTTACCCTTCTTTACTCGCtgccttcaaaaaaaaaaaaaagacgccACTTTCTATTGATGCTTTCATGCTcctgttattgctgctacTCATGTCGGTTTGCTTTTGGGTCTAGTGTGTCTATCAAGGGGGGAGTAAACATGGAAGTGCCCCATGATGACTATGATATTAGCATCATGATCAGGGTGGTGAAGGAGGTGCAAGAGCTGCTGACATCTAAACAGTTTTCAACATATTCAGAGCTCGATAAGGAAATAACGAATATGTTGAAGGGCTACAAGTCTATCGGTGACGGCTTTGAGCGGTTTCGCATAGACCTAACTAAAGACGCGGCAAACAGCCCAGACTTAAGGAGTAGTTTAGTTGACATGAATGCACGGTGCGAGTCACGACTCAGGGATTTTGAGTGCAGCCAAAAAGACCAAATCAATGACATGCTTCCTTTCATCCGAAGCACCTCGCGAATACTGGTTCACGGTTGTGGTGATTTGTTGGCCCTCGCGATTGCCTGTGCCATTCAGGAGCGGGAGGGTGTTCATTTTTACATTTGTGAGGGTCGTCCGGCAACAGCAAAGTACCCTCAGGGTACCGGTGAGGCACTTTTAAGAAAAGCATCTGCAACTCATGAAGGGTTGAAACTTAAAGAAAAGCTTCAGCAATACTGCACCATCATACCAGATGCCGGTGTAGGCGCTGTTATGAGCAAAGTAGATTTTGTCGTCACCGGTGCTTACTGTGTTACCGAGCATGGAGGGCTCGTTCATTCAACGGGATCGCTACAAATAGCAACAGTGGCATCTGCTATGAATGTTCCCTTCTACGTCCTCTGTGAGACCTTTAAGTTTGCccacattttccccctcagcACCGCAGATCTCAGGCAGCCCGAAGGGAGTAGCGATGTACCCCTCGTAGAATTTGTTCCTCCATCGATGGTCacgcttgttttttctgaGCAAGGTATAATGCCTCCCTCCGCTGTCACTTACGAAATGTTCAGATATCATACCGCGCTCTTTGCGCCGGGGAAATGCCAGTAG
- a CDS encoding T. brucei spp.-specific protein, protein MRVETVMLKVTSATRYYGPLRGSSDARRCFRVGCLKKDSLAMPATSTWCQGPVPRIIGGSQEPAAFLSWGTLLCSGYGIIQHRDQQRLAGTPFFICRSLGTCQRAISSIIRAKMLLSGDVDLQKRIANWHLWESPGWEASRPICCIPFICGATTKIIEGVLG, encoded by the coding sequence atGCGCGTGGAAACAGTGATGTTGAAAGTCACCTCGGCCACCAGATATTACGGCCCTTTGAGAGGAAGTAGCGATGCGCGAAGGTGCTTTCGGGTAGGATGTCTGAAAAAAGattccctggcgatgccggccacctcaacgtggtgccagggtccagtaccccgtatcatcgggggaagccaagagccagcagcgttcctttcatggggaacactgctgtgctccggctacggcatcatacagcacagggatcagcagcgtcttgctgggacaccgtttttcatttgtcggtccctgggcacgtgccagcgtgccatcagcagtatcatccgcgctaagatgctgctgtccggtgatgtggacctccaaaaaaggattgccaattggcatctttgggagagtccagggtgggaggcttctcgccccatctgctgtattccgttcatatgcggagctacaacaaaaattatagagggtgtgttaggatga